Proteins encoded in a region of the Stieleria neptunia genome:
- a CDS encoding sigma-54-dependent Fis family transcriptional regulator, whose product MTNHSSSTRTHEPIHPLDEIAFATEIGRALRAQISHPALVRQLFPRFIALLGLDAAGLVTQQKGRWHVGAWADSSGDTSNRPVPADLPIDLISDAIDHGGGRTDGRWWAVPCQIDVNDGGAIVSSPMVGCLVFESENESIDPDRVDRLSQLLVTAITQTELDARHRHRIAQLTSVLEAAAQWQQTQLQESSDENTLLRQIADTATDLIGCERASIFLWDKRRKKLIGRPALGIDDRPLIVPDNAGIVGEVLATKEPQIWNASSDDEARVNRDIDRSLEFRTRSLVAVPLSGPRGETIGVFEAINHLENHFDNSDVLLLSDLATHAAVAIQAQRAQKSLTESRDRLVRDAARSTPLVGAHPAVVAVRESGTKVAKTDLTVMILGSNGTGKEVVARHIHYESDRKNGPFIAVNCAALVESLLESELFGHERGSFTDANATRVGKFELASGGTLFLDEVGDMSPGGQAKLLRVLEQREVVRVGGSVPIPVDVRVIAATNQPLDQLIAEKRFREDLFFRLNVVSLTLPDLANRGRDVLLLADHFLNHFCYQIGRKVPSLSDSAQTALLSHHWPGNVRELRNTIERVCYLSTGDMIHAPDLELRQPPMSTSKVHDRNQPTYRIDLPTSLAESTRLFQIDHIRQAIDRCGGNMTEAASKLDLHRSNLYRKMKQLGMRTGEEDGEAVAE is encoded by the coding sequence ATGACAAATCACTCCTCTTCCACTCGTACTCACGAACCGATCCATCCGCTCGACGAGATCGCGTTCGCGACCGAAATCGGCCGGGCTTTGCGTGCTCAGATCAGTCATCCCGCATTGGTCCGGCAGCTTTTCCCGCGATTCATTGCATTGCTGGGGCTGGATGCCGCCGGTCTGGTGACCCAGCAAAAGGGCCGTTGGCATGTCGGCGCCTGGGCCGATTCGTCCGGCGACACGTCGAATCGGCCGGTTCCGGCCGATCTGCCGATCGATCTGATCAGCGATGCCATCGACCACGGGGGGGGCCGCACCGATGGCCGCTGGTGGGCGGTGCCCTGCCAGATCGATGTCAACGATGGCGGTGCGATTGTTTCTTCCCCGATGGTCGGCTGCCTGGTTTTTGAGTCGGAAAACGAATCGATCGATCCCGATCGGGTGGACCGGCTGTCGCAGCTATTGGTCACGGCGATCACGCAGACCGAGCTCGATGCACGTCACCGCCATCGAATCGCACAGTTGACCAGCGTGCTGGAGGCCGCCGCCCAGTGGCAGCAGACCCAGTTGCAGGAGTCCAGTGACGAGAACACGTTGCTGCGGCAGATCGCCGACACGGCGACGGATTTGATCGGTTGCGAACGCGCCAGCATTTTTTTGTGGGACAAGCGACGCAAGAAACTGATCGGGCGACCCGCCTTGGGCATCGACGATCGACCGTTGATCGTGCCGGACAACGCCGGCATCGTGGGTGAGGTGTTGGCGACCAAAGAGCCTCAAATTTGGAACGCCAGCAGCGACGACGAGGCGCGCGTCAACCGCGACATCGATCGGTCACTGGAATTTCGCACGCGGTCGTTGGTTGCTGTGCCGCTCAGCGGCCCGCGCGGTGAAACGATCGGCGTGTTCGAAGCGATCAACCATCTGGAAAACCACTTCGACAATTCCGACGTGTTGTTGTTGTCCGATTTGGCGACCCATGCGGCGGTGGCGATACAAGCCCAGCGGGCGCAAAAGTCGTTGACCGAATCACGCGACCGTCTCGTTCGCGACGCCGCGCGAAGCACGCCGCTGGTCGGCGCGCACCCCGCCGTCGTCGCGGTTCGCGAGAGCGGCACCAAGGTGGCCAAGACCGATTTGACGGTCATGATTCTGGGCAGCAACGGAACCGGAAAAGAAGTCGTCGCGCGGCACATCCATTACGAAAGTGATCGCAAGAATGGTCCTTTCATCGCCGTCAACTGTGCGGCGTTGGTGGAGTCCTTGTTGGAGAGCGAATTGTTCGGGCACGAGCGGGGTTCGTTCACCGATGCCAACGCAACGCGTGTCGGTAAATTTGAACTCGCCAGTGGCGGCACGCTGTTCTTGGATGAAGTCGGTGACATGAGTCCCGGCGGTCAGGCCAAGCTGTTGCGGGTGTTGGAACAACGGGAAGTCGTTCGGGTCGGCGGCAGCGTGCCGATTCCCGTCGACGTCCGCGTGATCGCGGCAACCAATCAACCGCTGGATCAATTGATTGCCGAAAAGCGTTTTCGAGAAGACTTGTTTTTCCGGCTGAACGTGGTGTCGTTGACGCTGCCGGATTTGGCCAATCGTGGACGTGACGTGTTGTTGTTGGCCGACCATTTTCTGAATCATTTTTGTTACCAGATCGGTCGCAAAGTTCCCTCGTTGTCGGATTCCGCGCAAACCGCGCTCTTGTCGCATCATTGGCCCGGCAACGTCCGCGAGCTTCGCAACACGATCGAACGGGTGTGTTATCTTTCGACCGGAGACATGATTCACGCTCCCGATTTGGAACTCCGTCAGCCGCCGATGTCGACGTCGAAAGTGCACGACCGGAATCAACCGACCTATCGCATTGATCTGCCCACGTCACTGGCCGAGTCGACGCGTCTGTTTCAGATCGATCATATCCGTCAGGCGATCGACCGCTGCGGCGGCAACATGACCGAGGCGGCATCGAAACTTGATCTGCATCGATCGAACCTGTATCGAAAGATGAAGCAATTGGGCATGCGAACCGGTGAAGAGGACGGCGAAGCGGTCGCGGAGTGA